In a single window of the Saccharothrix australiensis genome:
- a CDS encoding metal-dependent hydrolase, protein MSTGPTHAMSGLLAWAAVTALADHHPIGQLSPQSWAVGAVLATGAALLPDLDHPSSTISRTFGPISAGASAAINSISSFVYRTTRTRKDSNRDGGHRGLTHTLVFALLAALGTTAVVQQSQKWALPALMFVFAGLAVRGIMNDWCPKKDALLITVVSAAITGICLAWTARTPASAAACGLAVGIGCVAHYLGDAITEQGCPILWPIPLGGKTWFPVAPPKVMRMQTGGAVEMRIVGPLITLLSIWLSAAALQRAGALPFLTGFDLIPT, encoded by the coding sequence ATGTCGACCGGACCGACGCACGCCATGAGCGGCTTGCTGGCCTGGGCGGCGGTGACCGCGCTCGCCGACCACCATCCCATCGGCCAGCTCAGCCCGCAGAGCTGGGCCGTCGGGGCGGTCCTGGCGACCGGCGCGGCGCTGCTGCCCGACCTCGACCACCCGTCGTCGACCATCTCGCGCACGTTCGGCCCGATCAGCGCGGGCGCGTCGGCGGCGATCAACTCGATCAGCTCGTTCGTCTACCGCACCACGCGCACCCGCAAGGACTCGAACCGCGACGGCGGGCACCGCGGCCTGACCCACACCCTGGTGTTCGCGCTGCTCGCGGCCCTCGGCACGACCGCCGTGGTGCAGCAGTCGCAGAAGTGGGCGCTGCCCGCCCTGATGTTCGTGTTCGCGGGCCTGGCCGTGCGCGGGATCATGAACGACTGGTGCCCGAAGAAGGACGCCCTGCTCATCACGGTCGTGTCGGCCGCGATCACCGGCATCTGCCTGGCGTGGACGGCCCGCACCCCGGCCAGCGCGGCGGCGTGCGGGCTGGCGGTGGGCATCGGCTGCGTGGCGCACTACCTGGGCGACGCGATCACCGAGCAGGGCTGCCCGATCCTGTGGCCGATCCCGCTGGGCGGCAAGACGTGGTTCCCGGTCGCGCCGCCCAAGGTCATGCGGATGCAGACCGGCGGCGCGGTGGAGATGAGGATCGTCGGCCCGCTGATCACGCTCCTGTCGATCTGGCTGTCCGCGGCGGCGCTCCAGCGGGCGGGCGCGCTGCCGTTCCTGACGGGGTTCGATCTGATCCCGACCTAG
- a CDS encoding Prokaryotic metallothionein yields MATCDVCGNDYWMAFEVRTVGGGAYTFDSIECAAQRLAPRCEHCDCRILGHGVEVEGRFFCCAHCARSAEGLGGQIKDTAGAHPG; encoded by the coding sequence ATGGCGACATGTGACGTCTGCGGGAACGACTACTGGATGGCGTTCGAGGTGCGCACCGTCGGCGGCGGGGCGTACACCTTCGACAGCATCGAGTGCGCCGCCCAGCGCCTGGCGCCCCGGTGCGAGCACTGCGACTGCCGCATCCTCGGGCACGGCGTCGAGGTGGAGGGGCGGTTCTTCTGCTGCGCCCACTGCGCGCGCAGCGCCGAGGGGCTGGGCGGCCAGATCAAGGACACCGCGGGCGCGCACCCCGGCTAG
- a CDS encoding J domain-containing protein, with translation MRGVDYYELLGVGRDASTAEIKSAYRSLAKVMHPDAGGSSPTFRVLQEAYDTLRDPSRRRDYDRGWSTTRPQSPTSPSRPRRTGRTGRLRDFGDDPDFVPPRPVVDTDEVPWWHLVDLGQRVRYAPASGPGHAPALAAVCGWFFLLLPVFLLDFSPLTLTLWLLVVAAAAAVAFRLVRRYLRAVRADRAFAVQVDTDVVHGTPDDRPCERATADLLARYVTRLPGARVFHGLAWPGSVFADVDHAVLCGRRLVLIESKSWLPGHYAVEDDGVLWRNGHPFRGGGTRLPRTHAAYRKLLPWLDIRTVLVVYPSRAGEITTDEPADTLVPPMTPAQFVSEVGEWLSEDPATVDREAYRLLLAQVVPITRNTA, from the coding sequence GTGCGCGGGGTCGACTACTACGAGCTCCTCGGGGTGGGCCGCGACGCGTCCACGGCGGAGATCAAGTCCGCTTACCGATCGCTGGCCAAGGTCATGCACCCGGACGCGGGCGGCTCGTCGCCGACCTTCCGGGTGCTGCAGGAGGCGTACGACACGCTCCGCGACCCGAGCCGCCGCCGCGACTACGACCGGGGCTGGTCGACCACCCGCCCGCAGTCGCCCACGAGCCCGTCGCGTCCCCGCCGGACGGGGCGCACGGGGCGGTTGCGCGACTTCGGCGACGACCCGGACTTCGTGCCGCCGAGGCCGGTGGTCGACACCGACGAGGTGCCGTGGTGGCACCTGGTCGACCTCGGCCAGCGGGTGCGCTACGCGCCGGCGTCCGGTCCCGGCCACGCGCCCGCCCTGGCGGCGGTCTGCGGCTGGTTCTTCCTGCTGCTGCCGGTGTTCCTGCTCGACTTCTCGCCGCTCACGCTCACGTTGTGGCTGCTGGTGGTGGCCGCCGCGGCGGCGGTCGCGTTCCGGTTGGTGCGCCGCTACCTGCGAGCCGTCCGGGCGGACCGGGCGTTCGCCGTGCAGGTCGACACGGACGTCGTCCACGGCACCCCCGACGACCGCCCGTGCGAGCGCGCCACGGCGGACCTGCTGGCGCGGTACGTCACCCGCCTGCCCGGCGCGCGGGTCTTCCACGGGCTCGCGTGGCCGGGTTCGGTGTTCGCCGACGTCGACCACGCGGTGCTGTGCGGCCGTCGCCTGGTGCTGATCGAGTCGAAGTCCTGGCTGCCCGGCCACTACGCGGTGGAGGACGACGGCGTGCTGTGGCGCAACGGCCACCCGTTCCGGGGCGGTGGCACCCGCCTCCCCCGGACCCACGCGGCGTACCGGAAACTGCTGCCGTGGCTGGACATCCGCACCGTTCTGGTGGTGTACCCGAGCAGGGCGGGCGAGATCACCACCGATGAGCCCGCGGACACCCTGGTGCCACCGATGACGCCGGCGCAGTTCGTGTCGGAGGTCGGCGAGTGGCTGTCGGAAGACCCGGCAACAGTGGACCGCGAAGCCTACCGCCTCCTGCTGGCCCAGGTAGTGCCGATCACCCGCAACACCGCGTGA
- a CDS encoding HhH-GPD-type base excision DNA repair protein, translating to MSPKLCLAQDQEADELLSESPLALLLGMLLDQQIPMEKAFKGPKDIADRMGGFDVRRIAEAGEEEFAAVMARTPAIHRFPGSMGKRLQALARYLVEHYDGDPEAIWTRDEPDGKTVLKRLKELPGYGDQKARIFLALLGKQLGVRPEGWREAAGAYGEEGSRRSVADVRDKVTLAEVREFKKAAKAAAKESS from the coding sequence ATGAGCCCGAAGCTGTGCCTCGCCCAGGACCAGGAAGCCGACGAACTCCTGTCCGAGAGCCCTCTCGCCCTGCTCTTGGGTATGTTGCTGGACCAGCAGATCCCGATGGAGAAGGCGTTCAAGGGGCCGAAGGACATCGCCGACCGCATGGGTGGGTTCGACGTTCGTCGGATCGCCGAGGCCGGTGAGGAGGAGTTCGCCGCCGTCATGGCGCGGACCCCGGCCATCCACCGGTTCCCCGGCTCGATGGGCAAGCGGCTCCAGGCGTTGGCGCGGTACCTCGTCGAGCACTACGACGGCGACCCCGAGGCCATCTGGACGCGCGACGAACCCGACGGCAAGACCGTCCTCAAGCGGCTCAAGGAGTTGCCCGGCTACGGCGACCAGAAGGCGCGGATCTTCCTCGCCCTGCTCGGCAAGCAGCTCGGCGTGCGGCCCGAGGGCTGGCGGGAGGCCGCCGGGGCCTACGGGGAGGAGGGTTCGCGGCGCAGTGTCGCCGATGTCCGGGACAAGGTCACGCTCGCCGAGGTGCGGGAGTTCAAGAAGGCCGCCAAGGCGGCGGCGAAGGAGTCGTCCTGA
- a CDS encoding DUF6414 family protein, whose translation MSLFRDFLYCDDRTVDSYLSVIEGGLFDEEDRHTTLDSSGVTPSGHEVAPNGLSSSDSRRKTVRQTSAARFGRLLRYMMDEGEVNHVRAGEALALEAVEEESFFQVRGDIQISPLVSAMMNADKYQLIGNVVRQISHLGLAGNVDVGEEFFDMVTLIGEAREAIGDKVSVVMHPGSGAPPFVLPIRAGLIGGRFNELEGRSTVFGKVSDIVPRKGEYTLLEVPGQPALTRRQRRQAAKAEADLAVVRGPLVVLQVLAVYR comes from the coding sequence ATGAGCCTGTTCAGGGACTTCTTGTACTGCGATGACCGAACCGTCGACAGTTACCTCTCCGTGATCGAGGGCGGCCTGTTCGACGAGGAGGACCGGCACACCACCCTCGACAGCTCGGGTGTCACCCCGTCCGGTCACGAGGTGGCGCCGAACGGCTTGTCGTCGTCCGACAGCAGGAGGAAGACGGTCCGGCAGACCTCGGCTGCCCGGTTCGGCCGGTTGTTGCGGTACATGATGGACGAGGGCGAGGTGAACCACGTCCGGGCCGGGGAAGCGCTCGCGCTGGAGGCCGTCGAGGAGGAGTCGTTCTTCCAGGTGCGAGGGGATATCCAGATCTCACCCCTGGTGAGCGCGATGATGAACGCCGACAAGTACCAGCTGATCGGGAACGTCGTCCGGCAGATCAGCCACCTCGGCCTGGCCGGGAACGTGGACGTGGGCGAGGAGTTCTTCGACATGGTCACCCTGATCGGCGAGGCGCGCGAGGCCATCGGCGACAAGGTGTCCGTCGTGATGCATCCGGGCTCAGGTGCCCCGCCCTTCGTGCTGCCCATCAGGGCGGGCCTGATCGGCGGCCGGTTCAACGAGTTGGAGGGGCGGTCGACGGTGTTCGGCAAGGTTTCCGACATCGTGCCGAGGAAGGGGGAGTACACGCTGCTGGAGGTGCCGGGTCAACCGGCGCTGACCAGGCGGCAACGCCGCCAGGCGGCCAAGGCGGAGGCGGACCTCGCCGTCGTGCGCGGGCCTTTGGTGGTGTTGCAGGTCTTGGCCGTGTACCGGTGA
- a CDS encoding TIR domain-containing protein, translating into MSYFHTRLSIAGERHDEVKLDLAPAQLESQFLAPYREGRHITVNGRTVHASSITRLRVSASAVPSSVLIREIEREDRGSPVLFAGGPTVEWRAADRAEDVTDEHVGGPPGGSEGSGGNGARSDPGVRHRVDGRSVFLVHGRDAAIVEAMHQFLRSLGLRVIEWPHAVRRTGVPNPYVGEVVARGFEMSDAVVILFTPDVLVRLRGDLLDDADGPDESEVRGQARPNVYYEAGIADGIDRNRTLLVEVGRVKSFSDVSGRLLVRFDGSAAKRKTLADRLASTGLEVDTVGGGWLSAGDFQPAIEAANKAVSDALEIGGEGG; encoded by the coding sequence GAGTCCCAGTTCCTCGCGCCGTACCGCGAGGGTCGCCACATCACGGTCAACGGGAGGACCGTCCACGCGTCCTCGATCACCCGGCTGCGGGTGTCCGCGAGCGCGGTGCCGTCGTCCGTGCTCATCCGCGAGATCGAGCGCGAAGACCGGGGTTCGCCGGTGCTCTTCGCCGGTGGGCCGACGGTCGAGTGGCGCGCGGCCGACCGGGCCGAGGACGTGACCGACGAGCACGTCGGTGGACCGCCGGGCGGCTCGGAGGGCTCCGGCGGGAACGGCGCGCGAAGTGATCCCGGCGTGCGCCACCGGGTCGACGGGCGGAGCGTCTTCCTGGTGCACGGCCGTGATGCGGCGATCGTCGAGGCGATGCACCAATTCCTCCGCTCGCTGGGGTTGCGCGTCATCGAGTGGCCGCACGCGGTCCGCCGCACCGGTGTGCCCAACCCCTACGTGGGGGAGGTGGTCGCCCGTGGGTTCGAGATGTCCGACGCGGTGGTCATCCTGTTCACCCCGGACGTCCTGGTGCGCTTGCGGGGCGACCTGCTCGATGACGCGGACGGCCCGGACGAGTCCGAGGTCCGGGGGCAGGCCAGGCCGAACGTCTACTACGAGGCGGGCATCGCCGACGGAATCGACCGCAATCGCACGCTGCTCGTGGAAGTCGGCCGGGTCAAGTCGTTCAGCGATGTCTCGGGTCGGTTGCTGGTGCGGTTCGACGGCTCCGCCGCCAAGCGCAAGACGTTGGCAGACCGGCTCGCGAGCACGGGCCTGGAGGTGGACACGGTGGGCGGCGGTTGGCTGTCGGCCGGTGATTTCCAGCCTGCGATCGAGGCGGCCAACAAAGCGGTGTCCGATGCCCTGGAAATCGGTGGAGAGGGCGGATGA